TGGTTGAATTTTGGTTGCTAACCTTGGGTTTCCCACGCTCAATTCCTCCATTTTTGCTTCCTTTTCCACTTTAAAGGCAGACGGGGGCCTCTAACGGCTTACCTCGGTTCAATAACTCCTTCACCATTACCTTTACATTGACCACCATAGAGGTAATCTTAACGTCGATCCGCAACTTGCTACGACCACGGGTTCGGGGCTTTCCGAGTCCGTGGTGACGTTTCATTTCGTTATTGGTGCGCTCAATTTCGTATCGAGCTCGAAGTGCCTCTTGACCCTCCTGGCTCGCATTGTACTTCTTTGCCTCCTGAATCAGTTCCCAGTAGTCACTCACGAACACAGTACGTCCCTTTGCATGGTCGGTGCACTGCGCACGTAAAGGGCATGCTGTGCAATCCTCTTCAGCAAATCCATGTTGTGTACCCTTAGATTGCTTAATGTGGTTCTTTCGGACTGACGTGTACCCACCAGGACACACGACCACGTCACGTTCCGGTATGTATGTGAAGTCTTCAGCTCGAAATGCCTTTCCGGACGGGTTCGTGAATTTGGGCAACGGTGCCGTTAGAAGGATATGTAGTTCCTTGGAGAGCTTGTCGCGATTCTCAGCATTTCCGTAAGCTGAGTCTGCCACTACTTCCTTGGGACGCTTGTCGAACTCATCCACCACAGCCTTTACAACCGACTCCAGTGCAATTCCATCTACTTCATTACCAGGGATAGGCTCCGCATTGAGGACTAGGTGAGAGTTGGCCGACTCCACGACTTGTGTCTTATCGCCAATAAACGCCAGCTTTTTGGACTTGTGCCCAACACGTACTTCTGGGTCATGTGCACTCACTACACGGTCGGAGGGCTTGTTATTTTTGTCCTGTTCAACGTACTGAATATCCTCTTTCTGTGGTTCCACATTCTCAGATGAAGGAGACTGGTTTTCGTCAGGGAGCTTCGGAGTAACGTTCTCACGTAAAATACGCAGGAGCACCTCGCGTTGTTGCTTGGCTGTTTCCTGCTCATTGTCGTTTTTCCACTGGGTATCCATGTCGTCGGTGTCCGCACGTTCCAGCCATGCCACTAAACTGAACGCCAAAACACATAGATTGCTGAAGGCGAGATTTCTTTCGCTGCCCTGCACCTCACGCTTGAGTTTGCGAAAGAATGCCCCCACATCCATGTTCTCCTTCAATTTTTCGTAACGCGCTGGGTTATGACGCTTCAAGTAACGCACAAGCTTTTGAGCCGCTTGTTGAATGAGCTCATATACACTTGGCGTAGCAACATTGGCATGCGTGTGGAACGCATCTACCAACCAGCGGTCATCATCTTGTCCCCACATGCCGAGGTTCAGTGCCTGAGCGAGGATATTCACGTGACAGGCATGGAATATATCCGCGCCAAGCCGACTCCTGTCCAGCGCAATTGTGCTGTGGTCAAACTTTGCGAGTGAGATCGGTACACCTAAAAATCGCTTAATGAAGATATCACCGACGATCTTTAGCTCCATCTCACGGTCGGAAATGTTGTAGTACCGCTGTACGAGATGGATTTTAAGTTTCAAGGACGGGGCATACGGGTGTTGGCCGATGGGTGAGTACAAGGGAGCACAGAGCTTATCCGCGAACGAGAAATCAATGTATTTCGCCACTGCATCCCAGAATGGATGAGGTGGTATGACTGAATACACCATGATGTCCTCGAAGGAGGCTTGCTCAAAGTTCTTGTACTTTACCCCGTTCATTTCTCCAACTCCCCGTAATCTCGGATACCTCAATTATACCAGAAAACACGAGATTTACGTAGAAATAACGAGTAATACAGATATAATCTTCGAAAATGGCGAACGGCATCTCGCGTAGTTAATCGACAGTCTCTGAGAGCGCGTTATTTCCACTCCATCCACTCCGGTGGCCGCAAAATAGCGCGTCCTAGAAGCGCTATCCTTCAATCCAGCCGTCTTTAAGAGGAATAGCGCGCTGCAGACGCGCTATTTCTTTCACTTTAGCGGATAACGCGCTGAGAGCGCGTTATTTCCACTCCATCTACTCTGGTGGCCGCAAAATAGCGCGTCCTAGAAGCGCTATCCTTCAACCCAGCCGTCTTTAAGAGGAATAGCGCGCTGCAGACGCGCTATTTCCTTCATCTCGCTATTTCCTCCATCTCGCTATTTCCTCCATCTCGCTATTTCCTCCATCTCGCTATTGCCTGCCCCCACTGGGGCTATACGCCTGCGGCCCCCTAGATGGCCTGAAGATATCGTCGACCGCTGAGCAGCACCAACACCGCACACCCGAGCGCGACAGCCCCGACATAATACGGAACATGGGGGCTGTAGGCCGCAGCCAATTTCCCCGCCGCCCATGGGGCAATTGCACCGCCGAAGAAACGAATAAAGCTGTAAGCTGCTGAAGCAACCGGGCGCTCAAATGGAGAAACTTCCATGACAGCCGTGGTAATAAGGGTATTGTTCACACCGAGAAACGCACCGGCCAAAATGACCATCACGATGATCAGCGTTTTAGAAGACAGACCGAGACCAATGCAGAGCAAATCAAGGCCAATTAAGAGCAGGACGCCAACAAGTGTCGGAAGGGTTCCAAACCGCTGCTGCAAGCGCGGAGCAACAAACACCGACGTAATGGCCAGTAAGACACCCCAACCGAAGAAGATGTACCCCAATCCGTGAACGTCAACGTGGAACGTCGCCAAAACGTATGGCGTATAGGCGAGTAGTGTAAAGAATCCAAAGTTGTAGAGAAGCGCCGTGATGCCAAGACGTAGTAAACCGCCGTGACTGAGGGCGCGAAACGGATCGGCAATCGAACTTCTGCGCTTCGGGCGAGGCACCCCCCGCAGGAATGACGAGATACCAATAAAGCCAATGGCCATGAGGACGGCAACACCGTAAAACGGACCACGCCAACTAATGCCGCCAAGTAAACCGCCAAGCAAGGGACCAACCGAGATGCCAAGCCCGAGGGCGGCTTCGTACAAGATGATGGCCCCTTCTGTACCCCCAGATGCAACCCCAACAATCACGGCCAGCGCTGTTGCAATAAACAAGGCATTGCCGAGCCCCCACCCAGCCCTGAACCAAATAATCTGCTGGACAGTCGCGGCATGCCCGCCGAGAGCGGCGAATACGACAATCAAAAATAGTCCGGTTAAAAGCGTCGCTTTATAACCGATATTCGACGAAACGACACCGGTGATAAGCATTGCGATACCCGTTACGAGCAGGTAACTTGTAAACAGCAGTTCCACCGTAGCTGGGGTCGCATGTAGTTGACTGGCAATCGCGGGTAGAATCGGATCGACAAGACCCAGCCCCATAAACGCCACAACACAGGCAAATGCGACAGCCCACACTGCCTTTGGCTGCCGCCAGATATTGACACGTTCTTCGTGCCCATGTGTCTCAGCCGTAACTCCTTCTTCTGTCATGGTCATGTGTCCCATCCCACCACCTTCAGGTATTATCTGTCTCTCTCGTTGCTTATTGCACGAGGTCTCGAGGTCCCTATGTCCCTATGTCCCTATGTCCCTATGTCCCTATGTCTCTGGTCGCGTTGCTGCAATCAGTCATCGTGAGGCAAAGGTGCCAGCATCTTCCGACAGAGGCCCTCCATCTGGGCCATCTCCGCTTCGGTCAGCTTTCCAAAATAGCGCCGCATGACTTTGCTGCGCGTTTCAGAAATATCCTCCAACACTCGCCTGCCGTGTTCCGTAAGAACCAGCAATATCACCCGCCGATCCGTTG
The Alicyclobacillus curvatus genome window above contains:
- a CDS encoding transposase; the protein is MNGVKYKNFEQASFEDIMVYSVIPPHPFWDAVAKYIDFSFADKLCAPLYSPIGQHPYAPSLKLKIHLVQRYYNISDREMELKIVGDIFIKRFLGVPISLAKFDHSTIALDRSRLGADIFHACHVNILAQALNLGMWGQDDDRWLVDAFHTHANVATPSVYELIQQAAQKLVRYLKRHNPARYEKLKENMDVGAFFRKLKREVQGSERNLAFSNLCVLAFSLVAWLERADTDDMDTQWKNDNEQETAKQQREVLLRILRENVTPKLPDENQSPSSENVEPQKEDIQYVEQDKNNKPSDRVVSAHDPEVRVGHKSKKLAFIGDKTQVVESANSHLVLNAEPIPGNEVDGIALESVVKAVVDEFDKRPKEVVADSAYGNAENRDKLSKELHILLTAPLPKFTNPSGKAFRAEDFTYIPERDVVVCPGGYTSVRKNHIKQSKGTQHGFAEEDCTACPLRAQCTDHAKGRTVFVSDYWELIQEAKKYNASQEGQEALRARYEIERTNNEMKRHHGLGKPRTRGRSKLRIDVKITSMVVNVKVMVKELLNRGKPLEAPVCL
- a CDS encoding MFS transporter; translated protein: MTMTEEGVTAETHGHEERVNIWRQPKAVWAVAFACVVAFMGLGLVDPILPAIASQLHATPATVELLFTSYLLVTGIAMLITGVVSSNIGYKATLLTGLFLIVVFAALGGHAATVQQIIWFRAGWGLGNALFIATALAVIVGVASGGTEGAIILYEAALGLGISVGPLLGGLLGGISWRGPFYGVAVLMAIGFIGISSFLRGVPRPKRRSSIADPFRALSHGGLLRLGITALLYNFGFFTLLAYTPYVLATFHVDVHGLGYIFFGWGVLLAITSVFVAPRLQQRFGTLPTLVGVLLLIGLDLLCIGLGLSSKTLIIVMVILAGAFLGVNNTLITTAVMEVSPFERPVASAAYSFIRFFGGAIAPWAAGKLAAAYSPHVPYYVGAVALGCAVLVLLSGRRYLQAI